The Daphnia pulex isolate KAP4 chromosome 7, ASM2113471v1 genome includes the window CCAAAAGGTGAGAAGTAGTAGAGTTGCTAGTGTAAGTCACTAGAGTGCTGTTTTGATTATTAGTTGTCGGATCCCAGATAAAGAAATAGTACAACGAGAGAACAGCAGCTGCTATGGAAACACTGCAAATGTATGCAACGACGGTGAAGACGCGGATGAGACTGGTGTTTCTCTCGTGTCCCCTATGGGTCTTGTGATTTTCACCTGGCATTATCACGCTGGAATAGGCCGGCTTCGACTCGAAAAGTTTGTTCAAACAATCACTACCACCCATGACTATTGatttcaatgaaatcaatgtcaaacttgaagaagaaatccaacagAAATGTATAGTATATCCGATTGGGACGAAAGGGTTGTCGAATCAAATAACACAGACGCGTCACAAACAAAGAAAGTGTGATAAATTgcgaattgaaagaaaaaagaagaaaaccgtTTAGAAAAGAGAACTGGGAAAATGACCGACTGGAACTAAAAGGGAAGTCTGCTCGAATGCCTTAAACCGACGCCTTTTAGTTTATTTACTTGATGGACCAAACAGGAACCGGTGGGGGGGAGCCATTTTAGAACACAACGACGCATCTTCATCAGCATCCCTACAAGCATGTTGacatgaaagaaagaaaaagggcgaaACGGAGAAgggatagaaagaaaagaaatcgtgcATAGCTCCCGCGCATGCTCTTTGGCTGCTGTTCCTTTTTTACAATCAagtttcttgtctttttggtCTTTCCCTTGAGCCTCTTTAGACCGCGCTGTCGGCTCGGATTCAATACAAGGACAACCAGGGAAAAGGTCTTCATCTAAGGGCCTTAAACGTCCAAAACGGGCTTACTCTCACCCCAGCAGGATCGTTCAATCTTGTCAGAGCTTAAGACCGCGCTCACTCCTACATCAATGTCTATAAAAGTCCGTATATCAGAAAGATTGAAACACAATTTCCCTGTTAGTTCCCACACCGACTTATTAATTGCGCACTATACGAAATCATCTCCGGGCGGAGGCAGCGTGAGAGAGTTTGACGGGTCTACAACACTTCCGATTCCggaatataaaacaaaaaaatacatatgaaACAAAGACGTAGAAACTTAACAGTCTATTCGAGCGGGGAGGGTTTCCAAACGCATTGCACGTATTCCCACCATCACTACCGAAGCCGGCAGCAGGATCCTTGAAGCGATCAATATATATGAAACACTTTgcagaaaagagagagaaaaaaaaacaagatcgTGAGGCACATATTAAGTATAATTGACAACAAAGCTGAACGTGACTGGATTTGTGAAGCAaccgaataataataaaaaaaatgtttcgtgaACGCGAATTAATTTCTCGGTCGAATTCGAGTTGTGAGCCATCAGCATAATCGGAATCGAAAAGTCGCAAATGGAGTCGCCAGCTTACGTGGGTGTGGCGTTATTATCAAATTAACTTGGCCACGTCGTTGATGGaactaattgattttaaaagacGCATCGGTAGTAGTAGACCCTCCCTTTAGGCTTGTCAATGTGTATGAACTCTGCTCTCTAGCTTGTTAATATTATAGAGACTGGCTGTAGTAACTACTTGGGAACGGCGATCAAATTGAGTGCAGATCAACATCTGAATCTTCTTGGGCTTGGGGCCCATTTCAGAGTCTACACGGAATTTTCTTGCCGACGTTGGCTCATtggtaaaagagaaaatctaaTCGACTTCTGGAGATTatcgagttctttttttggcagtGATACAGGAGCAgttgaaagaataaatatttctCTAGGGGGCGATTACCCAGTTGGCTCCTTAACTATACTGTCAGCCGGATCGTCCATTTACGTCATCGTCATCCAGCCGGCTGTCGATAATAACGCAGCTGCAGAAGGAAaccaaggaaaagaagaaaattttcttatttttgattttttgtttaaaagggGGGTCTGTTGGGGATGGAGATTTCATTTTGACTTAGAGTTATTTGCGCAGGCGGGAGTTTCCCTTGATTTAATACCAACTACGCCATCCAGCACAAATACCAAGCTGAGTGTGACGTCCTTCCGTTCAAGCCGGAGGTCAAAAAGGTCTTTTTCACTTCCTGCTAGTAGACATCTCTAGCTATGAGCTCGTGTCAATTCTTTTCATGTGAAAATAAAGTCGAATAAAGACCAGCTTATGCTGTCACACTTGttctgtttattaaatttgcCTTGATATATATTATCAGTATAATTTAAGGTCTCTCCTCCGTTGCTAGAGTCAAATACTTTAAGGATAAAATAGAATATAAGAAgcgatcaatttttttcatgtttttatatGTGGCACAATCACTGTTGAAGGAAAGAAAGCTGCGCGATGGAAGAAGGAATCAATATTGTATTGGCCGGTTAATTGGCGACCAGCGCTAattgattgatatttttcacgTTCCATTAGATGTGACGCCAAACACTTCCGCTGTTAAGTTGTTCGATGCTGCatcaaaaccaaataaaaagaagaagaaatatccatcaataaaaaaaaaagaaagatcgataaatgtttttgttgGGTCTCAATCAGCCTACGCGTgaacgaggaaaaaagaagacataCCAGTTACGGTGGTATGGTCGCCAATGAGATGTCGTAAAAGGGGGCTGGCGGAGGTAGAGGAAAGAGAGTTTGGTAATTGGGAATGTGACGGTGGAGTATAGAGTGAATTGGGTTCTTGAAATGCCGCGTGATTGGAACGAGGATCCGGATCCCAGAGGAAAATGTAATAAAGCGAAAGCATTACAGCCGCTCCCGAAACGCTGCAAAAGTAGGCGATGACAGTGATTAATCGGAtcaatttttcgtttcgaTTGCGATTGGCTGCAGCTTTATTTTCGCCATTGGCATCGGgtggaccaccaccaccacccggtCTATTCGCTTCCATCTTTCGATCAGAGTAAAGTTGTCGTGCAACTAATCCGCTTCCCAAGCGGATTTCCCCCCtcacgaaacacacacacacagtccgtCACACACTCGCACTTCACATATAGCCTAACTGAACGGATAGCTTTCCTTTTACTCGGAAATGCTCGTCAAATGTAGTGGAAACTTTTcggccagagagagagagagtgagacaGTGTATGTTTTGGACACCCGACCCGGTCTGTGATGCGAGCTGAAATGGCCACGCACTTGGTTTATTTCCTTGATATTCCCGACCGAGGAGGAGCCATTCGAGGGAGCACAAAGGCGCACCtcgataacacacacacacagacagagcGACAGAGTCTTTTCAGCGCATGCTAAATCTTCTTTTGTGCTATCTGCCGAtctttcaaaaagaatttcagaATATATTGATGCCGGCacgtatactatatatatgtatattttcccaaggaacaagaaaaaagaaaccaatgcAAACGTGGAAATAGTCGGCTCCTAATGGGATTTGAAACGTCAACCGGCGCCCGCAAATTCCCAATCCTATAAGGCACATTACTGGTGTTTCCCTATTCTCTCCGCCGTCTATGCGCCTAATCTAGTTAAGTAAAGGACGTGAATAGGAGCCCGGCaacagccagcagccagcctaatgtttaatttacaaacaaataaatatctaCAACAGGGCAGAGACCTACTTCATCGGAGCGAATGATTGCCGCCAGGATGCTTTATGGCAAATgtgttcttttaaaaaaagaaaagacacaaacacacataTATATGGAGAAATAATATATAACCCCTTGGTTTCTTTTACTCCCACAGCTCGATCGATAAACGCACTTGACAAAACAGACATCGGGGTCGACAGATTCGATCGAGTGTCGTCCATCGACAACACGGGTCCCTGACTCTTTATTTCCAAATCACAATAGATAACATGTGTTTCGACCTAGATTCAAAGCAATATCAAGATCTGCTTAGACCCACAGCCTGTCTCTCGCGTGTATCCTATTTGTTTTCCGCATCAACGACTTTGGCGGGGACATTATTCTTTGCGAATAGCCActaaaaggaaatgaaacaaacaactCTTGGCGTTGATTAAATGTCATCGGATTAAGTTTGTATCTTAactcatttctctctctccaacgTTCGGCTCATTTATTGATGGTCATTCCGTTCTCTAAGGAGACCGGCGACCCTATCAAATAAAGACCAAGCGGCCTGAGTGAGTCCCAGGGCGATGGGTCTATATCGATCGTGTACTACTCATAGATGAACAGTCGAGTCAAACACGATAATCTTCAAGAGAAACACAAGACAATGCCAAAAAGAATtgggaaggaaagaaaaaaggatttataaGTGAAGGCTGTTGACTAAAAGTCTACAGCCAACAGCTCATTTATACTCGAGCACTAATAAAGAATGCATCGAGTTTCTTCAATCAGAATTGCTGATTTTCAACCCACACAATTTTGGTTCCGCTATGCAGGTTCAAAACTTTTCGCGTTCCCGAGTATAACAATCGTCGCGCGTTTGGGATTCTCATGCCAATCAGTCACACATTCCGCTTTATTTGATACGGCTTCCCTACGAGTCCTCAAAGTTTGTGGATGACGTCCACAACAAAAGCAATCCAATTACGTTTGGCATTGTGCCGCGTAATAATATTGACAGTCAGTTCACCGAGAGCTCCTCATAATTTACACAAAGACATCTTTTGCCAGACGTTCTTCGAAAACTGCTCTATTCTTATCAAAAAGTCGAACCATGGTTCAGCTTTTCAATGGCTGTCTTGATAAAgctgaaaaattctttaaatatCGATATTGGATATTCAAGCGATCGATAATAAAACAAAGCGTCGACTGCTTTCTTCTATTTGAAAACGATAacaaacgttttctttttttgagaagcaagtaattaaaaatggaaGTTAAAAGAGAA containing:
- the LOC124198669 gene encoding uncharacterized protein LOC124198669 isoform X1 — translated: MGGSDCLNKLFESKPAYSSVIMPGENHKTHRGHERNTSLIRVFTVVAYICSVSIAAAVLSLYYFFIWDPTTNNQNSTLVTYTSNSTTSHLLGHSKSSSPLLRPLLGNCSLSTDDVAHGNLTSPMEGKPSALF
- the LOC124198669 gene encoding uncharacterized protein LOC124198669 isoform X2, translating into MGGSDCLNKLFESKPAYSSVIMPGENHKTHRGHERNTSLIRVFTVVAYICSVSIAAAVLSLYYFFIWDPTTNNQNSTLVTYTSNSTTSHLLGHSKSSSPLLRPLLGNCSLSTDDAHGNLTSPMEGKPSALF
- the LOC124198670 gene encoding uncharacterized protein LOC124198670 codes for the protein MEANRPGGGGGPPDANGENKAAANRNRNEKLIRLITVIAYFCSVSGAAVMLSLYYIFLWDPDPRSNHAAFQEPNSLYTPPSHSQLPNSLSSTSASPLLRHLIGDHTTVTASNNLTAEVFGVTSNGT